The window GTTTCAAAGCCAACCAAGCGGCACCATTAAAAACCaaagggcagctgcagcagcagTGTTCTGAACATCAAGCTTTTTGCCAGCTATCCAATATGATGAGGTAGAAGCAAACGAAAGGTCAAAATGCATCTCAAAGAGTGATCTAATTTCAGCCCAAATCATTTGAGCCACTATGCAATCAAAAAATAGGCGCTGCACCCTTTATTGTTCAGAACAGAAACATAGTTTAGAGGTGTATTCATATTTCTTTTCTGCAAATTGTCTCTAGTCATAATCTTATTGTAAGAGGCAAGCCACAGTATTGCAATCTGGCTGCCTGCACGATGATCATGTCGCGCAGATGAGTTTATTTTTCACTGTTAAAGCTGGCTTCAGGTCCTTTTTTACTCTGTACATGTCCAGAAAACAAAGCATGAGCTTCAGATGTTAATCCCAACCAAATAGTGCAGCGGAATTAATCCCGAAGCATGTTTTTATTCTCTTCTCTTTCTTGGCAAGTTAGGAAATAGATGCGTCTCCCAGCAATCGAACAATAAATTCATCATAGTGGATTCTTAAAGATGAACTAAAAAAAGTGCCCAGACTGTTCCAACTTCCAAGCTACTGTACCATTCCTCCATCAATCCAAGTGAGAACCCGAAGCTGGTAGTTCAAGAAGACCTCTGTAGCATGGTCAAGATATTTTAGGCAATGTATCATGCGAAATTCCAATCTTTTGTGAGTCTGAACATCGGTGCTTGGGCAGGAGGAGCAGGGGTAGTTCAAGAAGACCTCTGTAGCATGATCAAGATATTTTTGGCAATGTATCATGCGAAATTCCAATCTTTGTGAGCCTGAGCATCGGTGCTTGGGCAGGAGGAACAGGGAGTGAGAGAGAGGAAGGCGCAGCAATGGAGGAGATTACTTATTGTGCAGAACCAAAAATTTAAAAGGCCAAATTATTGTAAGAGGCAAGCAACACTATTGCCTTAGGTCGGGAGTTCGAGCCGCGAAGATGAGTTTATATTTTCACTGTCAAAGCTGGCTTCAGGTGCCTTGAGGTACATGTCCAGAAAACAAAGCATGAGCTTCAGATGTTAATCCCAACCAAATAGTGCAGCGGAATTAATCCCGAAGCATTTTTTTTTTAGTCTCTTCTCTTTCTTGGCAAGTTAGGAAATAGATGCGTCTCCCAGCAATCGAACAATAAACTCATCATAGCGGATTCTTAAATATGAACTCCAAAAGTGACCAGACTGTTCCAATCTTTTGTGAGCCTGAACATCGGTGCTTGGGCAGGAGAAGGGAGTGAGAGAGAGGAAGGCGCAGCAGTGGAGGAGATTACTTATTGTGCAGAACCAAAAATTAAAAAGGATGAGACCAGGTTCAGAGTTGCTCTAGAGTCAATCTGATGATTCTGATGTACATGTGTCGACCCAAGTGGCCACTGAGCGTTTCATCACAACGATGGTCTTTTTGTCTGCGGGGTGAGAGAGGTTCGAACTCTCAACCTCAGGATCACTCGCATTTATTTTAGCTATGAGGCCTACCCGCTAGCCAACTGTGCCACCACCCATTTGTTATGTTATAAGAGCGAAACAGACGTCCTCGTTGAGAAAGAGGACCATTGGGCGTTCCAAATCGTAGACGTAGATGGCACATTACTTACGGTTCCTGTTTCTGATTATCTATACTGGCAATATAGTTTGAAGGCGTGTTCGTTCCTCAACATACTGCCAACTTGTAGTTGTATGCATGTATTCAATGCTACACGGCGAAAATTCAATGATGCTTGTGTATTGCCAATTTCCATTCAGTTAAGCTCCCTTATCAACAGCCGGATGAGATTTAAGACAACTTATATTGATTATTAGAACCCCAGGTTTGTAACAGCTAGACGACATAGATTCATACAGCTCAACTTGCTTTGTACCGACGACGAGATCCGCGGTACAACAACAAACCCATAATGTATGCAGCTGTTTAACACTGCCATAGTATATAGCTAGCTTCAGTTCATCCATGCTTGATAGATGCAGGCAGGcaggcagaagaagaagatggtggtggtgtcGAGGCTGCAGAGCATGATGCCGCCGCCACCTGACcggtcgtcgtcgtcgtcgaaGGTGGTGGAGTAGACGGCGTAGAAGCACAAGACGAGGCCCAAGACAAGCAGCAGGGCCCACCCCAGCAGGTCGTTGCTCTGCCCGGCGCGCTCGCCCGACATCCCCTCGTCTACCAGCGCCAGAGCCGAGGCCAGCATCGGGGCTGCTGACGCCATGCCGCTCGCCTTGGAGAGCAGCGGCGCGCCCTTGGCCACCATCGGAGCCAGAGCCGAAGACGCCTTCTTGCTGACCCTGCACCTCAGCCCCTCGGCCCTGGCAAGTCTCAGCCGAGGCAGCCCTGCATCGTCCGTCCCACTGTTAGCTAGCAACTTGTTAACATGTTGGCTGGCATTTTTTCCGGATGATGCGCTTGCTTACCTAGAGCCGGCGACGGTCTGGCGGCGAAGACGACGATGGAGGTGGCCGCCATTGCCGGTAGATGTGTGCTCCGCGGGAGATGCAGAGGAGAGCCAACTTGTGAGTATGCAGTACGCAGAAGGCAGAGCCACCCCGGCCAGTATATATACCGCATCATCATTCATCATGGGCCGTCCAATGGGGCTACTGATTGGCACCTTTGGCACCACAGATTTCTTGTTGGAAAAGTCGCCGGTGCGAGGTTAGTTAGGCTCGCTCAGACATTCAGAACCAACTTGAGTCGTGGCGGAAGCAAGCAGGCGTCCAACTTGAGTTTCTCCAATGAATGAAAGCGAGCTGCAGGCCTCACAAGCATCAGAAGTTTAGAAGAGGGTAGGGTTGCACTAGGCAACAAGAGGGCCGTGCGGAAAGATGGATGGACTTGTGTGCGTTTTTAGCTGCTCCGGTGGCGCACAGGTAACACATGCTTCGCCTTGGATTTATACCTGATCAGAGAAAACGGACAAGAACGAGTCCAGGAAATGCTTTGGCACATGCCGATCCTTGGCGCCAGGAGCGGTGAGCACCGGTGATGGGGAACGCGACGTGCTGAGGCTGTGCACTGTGCTGCCAATCATCAGCCTCGATCTCAATCTGGTTCAAGTTTTTCACCGGAGTGGTGGGCACCGACGATGGGCTTTCGTAGCTGATGGAGAACGCGGTGACCGGTAGGCAGTGCTGCCAATCACCTCAACCTCAACGGAGCAGCGCCATCTCTGCATAGGCATAGGCTAAGGCAGAGGATCGATAGCGAAGGTAGAGCCTGGACGCAAGCAAGATTACTCAAAGGGGACCTCGATCGACGGGTTATTCATGGGATTAGCAGCGTGGGTAGTGCATGAGTAGAGTGAATTGCAAGAAACCACCACATTTGGGGCTTCTCTTGCAGAAAACTACCTGGTcgctaatcttttgcaaaagccACCGCACATTCAGTAATAGTTTTGCAGAGTGCACTGAACCTGTCATTTGGCGCGGTTGAGGGCGTTTCCGATAGGTGGGACCCAATTTGGGTGACGTGGCCTAACGGACGCGCGGACGGCGCCATTTGGTCCAGACCGACGCGGTCTGGTCGCGCCGGACAGACCGACCGCCCGCACCTGACCAGACCAGACCTCTCCCTCCAGCTCCAAATCCATGGCGACGATGAAACCTGGCGGcgtggacggcggcggcggagttgcTGCCGGTGGGGATGCTCCGGGCGGCGGTGCTGGAGATCCACCGGAGTACTGCGGGAGCTCCCATCCCTCGAGCGCGCTGCCTCTTCCCCAACCGCCCTCGCCGCCGAAGTCGTTGGAATACGCGGCGGCTACTGCATTCGCCCAGGCGGTGAAGGCCAATCCGACGGGCAGCCACCATTTTGCCTCGTCCTTCGGCGGTGTGGAGTAAGTCATCCTCCTCCTTCTTTGTCATTTCCCCGATTGGTATTCTAGGGTTAGGGTTCTATGGTTAGTGTTCTTGGGTACGTGTAGTACGGTTAAGGTTCTAGGGTTAGGGTTCTAGCATTAGGGTTAGTGTTATATGACATCCTCTCTGTCAACTGATTGTTGGTGTCACAGAAATTAATTTTAACATGAGTACTTAGACACAAATCCTCTGTGTCTGTTGTTTGATCAAATACTCTCTTTCACCAACTTTAGTATTGTAAATTGAATCAGAAATTTCTGTTGCCACCAATTTTAACTCTGTTAACTGAATTTTGTGAACACTGTTAACTGTTAACTGAATTTATTGAACACTGTACACTGTTAACTGAAATTTTTTAAACACTGTTAACTGGATTTtaacactgttaactgaatttctGTTGCCACCAATGAGACCTCTTAACAATAATTTTAACATTGTTAAATGAATTACTTAACAGCAAAATTAAATGCATTTTATCTGAATTTGTAGCTTGGATGATGAAGAATGGGAAGTGAGGTTCCATTTCCTAGACAGAGATAACTTGGAAAGAACAATCTGTTTATCAGACATAACCTTCTGGAATCTCATTGCCCTAATAGAGGTAGAAGGCTATAGTTTAAGGGATTTTATGTATTATGTTAGAGATCCAGGAGCTGGGGTGTCAGGAATGGAAGAATTAACTGATGATGACAAGGTGGAAGAAATGTTGGATCACATAGCTAGTAAAGGAAAGAATGTTTTAACATTACAGTTATGAGAAGTGATGCACCTAGACCAGTTGATTTGAACATTGGTCATGCTTATGAAGAGCAGGTTCCTTTGTCAGAAATAGGTATACCAGTTGTCTATGAGGTAGACAATTCAGGAGTTCTTTTCCCCAGTCCAGTGAAACCCCAACCACAGCTAGTCCAAGTAATGAACACACAGGAGAGCTCTTGTTTGTTGAAGCAAAAGGGCCCAAGTGAACCTGAGTTTGCTTTGGACAATGGTAATGAGAGGCATGAGTATTTCATGGAGACAGACCAAGAGCAAGAGCACATTGAGCAGATGATGGAGCAGAAAAGAAATGAAGAAATTCAGAGGTACAGGAGTAATAAGATACAAAGAGAGAAGTACAAGGCAGCAAAAAGAAAACTCCCACAGCTGCTTGCTGAGGAGTTCACTGATAGTGAAAGTGAGGATGAAGATCTAGAAGATGAGGACATATTGGCTAGGTTGGAGGCAATGAAGAGGCATAGGGATGATCCACTATATCACTTTGAAGGAGACACTGATGTAGAAGAGCTATATGGAccagatgaggaggaggaggagaatgaAGGAAGAGATGAAGAGGAAGGACAGGAGGAGCCACTAGATGAGGGCTTGAGAGGAGGAAGCAGTGTAGGAGGAAGCAGTGCAGGAGGTAGCAGCAGCACAGGAGGAAGTAAGAGGAGGGGGAAGGGGCCAACAACAAGATCCCATGCAAGTTTGGATCAAATCATAGAGCAAGACTGGGCACCTTCATGTGATGAGGAGAGCAACCCAGGTGACTTAAGTCAGGAAGAGAATGATTGGGCTCAGCTTCCAGCATTTATGCTACCAAATGGTAGGAAGAGCAGGGCCAAAAAGAATAAAGTTAGGGTTTGGTATGATGAGAAGAGGGAAAACCCACAAGAACAATTTGTCAAGAAACTTTGTTTCCTAGATGTGCAGCAGTTCAGAAGGGCACTGCTTACATTTCACATctcacaaaacaggaactacTCATTTCATAGGAACTGCTCAGATAGAGTTATTGTAGTTTGCAGTACAGATGACTGTCTTTTTTTCATTGCTGCTTCCAAAATTGCACATGAGAAGACATTTTGCATAAAGAAAATGAACTTGTACCACAATTATCCTGCTGTTGGAGAGAGCACCAAAGTGACTGCTAGGTGGTTGGCACATGAGTGTGAGCAACAGTTAAGGTCTGACATAAACACACCAGTCCAGGCAATATTGGACAATTTGAAGAAAAAACATGGAATTGAAGTGTCCATTCACATGGCCTACAGGGCAAGGAAAGCAGCTAAGGAAGTTGTCCAAGGAGATCAGAGGGCACAATACACTAGGATAAGGGATTACCTCCAAGCTGTGCTGGATACCAATCCTGAAAGTAGATGCATTGTTACAACAAAGCATTTAAAGACTCATCCTAGCATAAACCCTAGATTTCATGGCTTGTTCATGTGCCTCAATGCTTGCAAAGAGGGCTTCCTAAATGGTTGCAGACCCTTCATAGGTACTTGCATAATTATTTTCCCAACATTTTTCCCATTGCATTTGGTTATGTTTGGTACTAATGTGTTATGTTTGGTTTTAGGTGTTGATGGTTGCTTTGTTAAGTTGACAACAGGGCAACAAATATTGGCTGCAACTGGAAGAGATGGTAATAACAACATCTTTCCCATTGCATTTGCAATTGTTGACAAGGAAGACACTGCCAGCTGGTCCTGGTTTCTAACATAGCTCAAGTATGCTCTTGGTGGTGAGTCAGGGAAGTATGGCAACTACACTATCATATCTGATAGACAAAAGGTACCTCACACATCATCATTCTTATATTTACTGAAGTTTTACCATGCTTAGTACTGTCAAATTGTTTGTTGTTATACTATATTTTGAACACTAGTTATTTAAACAGGGCCTTCTTAAAGCCATAAACAATGTCTTCCCAAATTGCCCTCAAAGATTCTACCTTAGACATATTTATCAGAACTTTCAAACAGCTGGCTTTAGAGGTGAAGAGTTAAAGAAGTATATGGATCAGGCTAGTTATTCATATACTAAGCATGGTTTTGATCAAGCAATGGAAGGCATGAAAAGAGAGTGTGAGGCAGCTTGGAAATGGCTTAGAAAGATACCCAAGCATACATGGGCTAGACATGACATGGACAAAAATTGTAAAACTGATTTGGTTGTTAACAATATTAGTGAAGTTTTCAACAAAATGATACTTGATGTGAGAGGGAAACCAATTAAAACCATGGTTGATGGCATCAGAACTAAATTGCTAGTTAAGTTCAATGCAAACAGGACCAAGACTGAGACAGCCAAGTGGCAGATATGCCCAACATATGCTGAAAAGCTAGAAGAAGCAAAACACCATGCTAGATACTGTCAGTCCATCAAAGCAGGACCTGATCTATACCAGGTTAGCAGTGGAGAAAGCACATATGCAGTAAATCTACAAGTGCACACATGTGGGTGTAGCAAATGGGACATGACTGGTGTTCCTTGCAACCATGGTGTTTCTGCAATTAACAAGGCAAAACTTCATCCAGAAGATTTTGTTAGTGATTTCTTCAAGAAACCAATGTACCAAGCAGCCTACAATCCAATTGTGTATCCTGTGCCTGGGCCTGATCTATGGCCAAATACTGGGACCCCTGACATAGAACCACCAGTTTTCAGAGACAAGCCAGGAAAGAAGCAGACTAAGAGGAGAAGGAATCAGTTTGAGAAGCCAGCTCCAAAGGATACTTCAAGGATGGCAACAATAACCTACAGCAATTGCAACTTGACAGGTCATAGGTACACTAGCTGCCACAAAAATCTGAAGCCAGCCCTAGCAATGAGAAGGAACCAACACCAGGTTAAATCTTGTGTATATATGTTGTCACTGCAGGTTAAATCTTGTGTATATTTAATACTATGTTCTAATCTGTCTATATGTTGTCACCGCAGGAAAACAGGAGAGTTGATGCACCAGCAGCAAGGGCAAGAGCTCCTGCTGCAACCAGTGCAACACCAAGGACAGCTCCATCAGCTCCAGCTGCAACTAGGGCTGCACCTAGAGCAGCTCCTTCTGCTCCTGCTCCAACAAGGCCAACTTCATCTTCTGCTGTTGCTTATAGGCCTAGTTCATCTTCTGCTACTGCTGCTAGGTCAAGGGCAAAGAGAACATTCATACCACCAAGAGTGTCAGGTACTGGAAGAGTGAGAAAGCCATCATACAAGATGTCTGAATGGTTTAATTGTTCTCAAGGCAGCAAGAAGTGATGTCATGTTCAAACATGTTTAATTCAGCCTGTTTTGGCTAGTTTGTGATGAAGAATATTAAGAATTTTATGTTGAAACCAGTTAGTTCAAGTCCAAGTGGTGGACTATGTAATGTACCTAATGGTTGTGATGCACTATGGTACTCTGGTTATGATGATATGATGATGAACTTATTAGTTATGATGTTTTCAAGAAGTTTTCATTCTATTGTTGTGATGATGATCATAGTTTCATAGTTGATATGATGATGATCTTAGTTTTCATGGTGTTGATATGATGATGATCTTAGTTTTCATTTTGGGTGCATCGGCGTCGACAAAACCCAAAATGGGTCCACTTGGGCATTttgggtgcctcggcgtcgacataTTAATTttataaaaccaaaaaaaattgcACAAAAATTGTTTGGCCTGGGGCTCGAACCCAGGACCA is drawn from Aegilops tauschii subsp. strangulata cultivar AL8/78 chromosome 1, Aet v6.0, whole genome shotgun sequence and contains these coding sequences:
- the LOC109779559 gene encoding photosystem II reaction center W protein, chloroplastic, which gives rise to MAATSIVVFAARPSPALGLPRLRLARAEGLRCRVSKKASSALAPMVAKGAPLLSKASGMASAAPMLASALALVDEGMSGERAGQSNDLLGWALLLVLGLVLCFYAVYSTTFDDDDDRSGGGGIMLCSLDTTTIFFFCLPACIYQAWMN